From a region of the Toxotes jaculatrix isolate fToxJac2 chromosome 7, fToxJac2.pri, whole genome shotgun sequence genome:
- the LOC121184874 gene encoding uncharacterized protein LOC121184874 — translation MKYRAGFVKVVCAWMVILLPSLDSCHALKKHATGGSCRPKELTALTKSLVEASLTSFDEANGKHLGTWSPGFPELQVQQNSPLLPSKVQCSLLFMAQGLKKILEDQVNNLNPKDVSLHKNLGATISQIDILAKCVKHILGGECSPKPPPPKMPTHVFDRKQWSHTLLKTARNYLNWLEHKFENKTSKVKGTNNRKHNVPEAKRQKYLEGSGYFL, via the exons ATGAAATACAGAGCAG GTTTTGTCAAAGTGGTGTGTGCCTGGATGGTGATTCTATTGCCAAGCTTGGATTCGTGCCATGCACTGAAGAAACATGCTACAGGTGGATCATGCAGGCCGAAAGAGCTGACGGCCCTCACCAAAAGTCTGGTTGAAGCAAGCTTGACAAGTTTT GATGAAGCCAATGGGAAGCACCTGGGCACCTGGTCCCCAGGCTTCCCTGAGCTCCAGGTCCAGCAgaactctcctctcctcccctcaaaAGTTCAGTGCAGCCTCCTCTTCATGGCTCAAGGCCTGAAGAAAATCCTGGAGGACCAGGTGAACAACCTGAATCCCAAAGATGTTTCACTTCATAAGAATCTCGGCGCCACCATCTCTCAGATCGACATACTTGCAAAGTGTGTGAAGCATATTCTCGGAGGGGAGTGCTCCCCTAAACCACCCCCACCCAAAATGCCCACACACGTGTTTGACAGAAAGCAATGGAGCCACACTCTGTTGAAGACAGCCAGGAACTATCTGAACTGGCTGGAGCATAAGTTTGAGAACAAAACGTCAAAGGTCAAAGGCACAAATAATAGAAAACATAACGTTCCTGAGGCAAAGCGTCAGAAATACTTGGAAGGGAGTGGATACTTCCTGTAA
- the spring1 gene encoding SREBP regulating gene protein yields the protein MMVLRRLLRKRWVLGVVFGLSLIYFLTSTLKQEERTIRDRTLLEVRDSDHRIPWKVRFNLGNSSRQITQCRNSIQGKTLLTDELGYVCERKDLLVNGCCNVNAPSTRQYICKSCLANGCCSIYEYCVSCCLQPDKQPLLERFLNRAAEGFQNLFTAVEDHFELCLAKCRTSSQSVQHENTYRNPQAKYCYGESPPELLPV from the exons ATGATGGTGCTACGGCGGTTACTGAGAAAGCGCTGGGTGCTGGGAGTAGTCTTCGGACTGTCTCTCATCTACTTTCTCACCAGCACACTTAAACAG GAGGAAAGGACGATACGGGACCGCACGCTCTTAGAGGTTAGAGATTCAGACCATCGCATCCCCTGGAAGGTCCGTTTCAACCTGGGCAACAGCAGCCGACAGATTACTCAGTGCAGAAATTCAATTCAGGGCAAAACACTGCTCACAGATGAACTTG GTTATGTCTGCGAGAGAAAAGACTTGCTGGTTAACGGCTGCTGTAATGTCAATGCTCCCAGCACCAGACAGTACATCTGTAAAAGCTGCCTGGCCAACGGCTGCTGTAGCATCTACGAGTATTGCGTGTCATGTTGTCTCCAGCCTGATAAG CAACCTCTCCTCGAGCGCTTCCTGAATCGTGCAGCTGAAGGTTTCCAGAATCTCTTTACTGCTGTGGAGGATCATTTTGAGCTGTGTCTGGCCAAGTGTAGAACCTCTTCACAA AGTGTTCAACATGAGAACACCTACCGAAACCCTCAAGCAAAGTACTGCTACGGAGAGAGTCCTCCAGAGCTCCTTCCtgtatga